The Legionella sp. PATHC032 genome has a window encoding:
- a CDS encoding acetate/propionate family kinase, with the protein MRHSALLIINSGSSSVKFQVFSNTEKLHLLAKGKIINIGGKPSFTAVNETSEHQRTPITLEKDMTHEQAIHIMLDWISQQQQNWEIHAVAHRVVHGGEYFTQSVLVTPQIISQLETLNSLAPLHQPHNLAAIKIINRMKPELPQIACFDTAFHAQHTPLFTTCALPEYLRQQGIRRYGFHGLSFEWISLVLKKDYPDLANNRIIIAHLGNGASLCAMNRGISIDTTMSLTALDGLPMGTRCGSLDPGAVIYMMRKLNLSPCKVEEILYNESGLLGLSGTSNDVQELQSCPDKNAQFALEYFCLKTAQFIGMMAISLGGVDGIVFTGGIGENSELIRANILKRIECLHPFSVIVIPANEEKMMAMHTLTALRT; encoded by the coding sequence ATGAGGCATTCCGCACTCTTAATTATCAATTCAGGTTCCTCCAGCGTTAAATTTCAAGTGTTCTCCAATACAGAGAAACTTCATCTTCTCGCCAAAGGCAAGATTATTAATATTGGAGGAAAACCATCTTTTACCGCGGTTAACGAAACGTCGGAGCACCAGAGAACCCCCATCACTTTAGAAAAGGACATGACGCATGAGCAGGCCATTCATATCATGCTTGATTGGATTAGCCAACAGCAGCAAAACTGGGAAATTCATGCTGTCGCCCATCGGGTCGTTCATGGCGGAGAATACTTCACTCAGAGTGTCCTGGTTACCCCGCAAATCATCAGCCAATTGGAAACACTGAATTCTCTCGCACCCCTACATCAACCTCATAATTTGGCTGCCATAAAAATAATTAACCGGATGAAGCCGGAATTACCACAGATTGCATGCTTTGATACCGCTTTTCATGCTCAGCATACTCCATTATTTACTACCTGTGCTTTGCCAGAATATTTAAGACAACAAGGGATAAGGCGATATGGATTTCATGGTCTTTCCTTTGAATGGATTTCTCTCGTTCTCAAAAAAGACTACCCTGATTTGGCTAACAATCGAATTATTATTGCCCATTTAGGCAACGGCGCCAGCTTGTGCGCTATGAATAGGGGAATCAGTATAGACACAACCATGAGTTTGACAGCTCTTGATGGTTTACCGATGGGAACTCGTTGTGGCAGTTTGGATCCGGGAGCTGTTATTTACATGATGAGAAAATTGAATCTTTCACCATGTAAGGTAGAAGAAATACTCTATAACGAATCTGGCTTGCTTGGTTTATCAGGGACAAGCAATGATGTGCAGGAATTACAATCCTGTCCTGATAAAAACGCTCAATTTGCTTTGGAGTACTTTTGCCTGAAAACAGCCCAATTTATTGGAATGATGGCCATTTCGCTTGGTGGAGTAGATGGTATTGTATTCACAGGAGGAATAGGGGAAAATTCAGAACTGATTAGAGCAAATATCCTCAAGAGGATAGAATGCCTGCACCCTTTTTCTGTTATTGTTATTCCCGCGAATGAAGAAAAAATGATGGCTATGCATACCTTGACAGCCCTCAGGACGTAA
- a CDS encoding DnaJ C-terminal domain-containing protein, whose amino-acid sequence MDKDYYKIMGVSQDASEKDIKMAYRKLARKYHPDISKEPNAEERFKEMAEAYEVLKDPKKRSEYDQYRKYKEFNPQNHEFTERRTQEQPYQEFHFDSDFFETLFGHSRYQQQPMTGQNYHGKITISLEEAYHGAVKNLQVPVEQGPETKIQTLKVKIPAGVKSGQQIRLTGQGGSGSGGGPRGDLYLTVEVMKHPVFDVMENDIYLTLPITPWEAALGATVVVPTLAGKIDLKIPPGSQGGQKLRIKNRGLPGPTPGNQYVLLKIITPPAQTEEAKALYKKMAEVMPYNPRKTMGV is encoded by the coding sequence ATGGATAAAGACTACTATAAAATCATGGGAGTCAGTCAGGATGCTTCTGAAAAAGACATCAAAATGGCTTACCGAAAATTAGCACGCAAATATCACCCTGATATTAGCAAAGAACCGAATGCTGAAGAACGATTTAAAGAAATGGCAGAAGCCTATGAAGTACTGAAAGACCCTAAAAAAAGATCCGAATATGATCAATATCGGAAATACAAAGAATTTAATCCCCAAAACCATGAATTTACTGAACGAAGAACTCAAGAACAACCATATCAGGAATTTCATTTTGATAGCGACTTTTTCGAAACCTTGTTTGGACACTCCCGCTATCAACAGCAACCAATGACTGGTCAAAATTATCATGGCAAAATCACTATCAGTCTAGAGGAAGCTTATCATGGGGCTGTTAAAAACTTACAAGTTCCTGTTGAGCAGGGCCCAGAAACTAAAATACAGACCCTGAAAGTTAAAATCCCTGCAGGGGTTAAATCAGGACAACAAATTCGCTTAACAGGACAAGGAGGCAGTGGAAGCGGCGGGGGACCTCGAGGCGACCTTTATTTAACAGTCGAAGTGATGAAGCACCCTGTATTTGATGTCATGGAAAATGATATTTACCTCACTCTACCTATCACGCCGTGGGAAGCTGCTTTAGGAGCTACGGTTGTCGTACCTACCCTGGCAGGAAAAATTGATTTAAAAATCCCTCCTGGCTCACAAGGCGGACAAAAACTCAGAATTAAAAATCGCGGATTACCGGGACCAACGCCTGGTAATCAATATGTTCTATTAAAAATTATTACCCCCCCTGCTCAAACTGAAGAAGCAAAAGCTCTATATAAAAAAATGGCGGAGGTAATGCCTTACAACCCTCGTAAAACTATGGGAGTATAA
- a CDS encoding chaperone modulator CbpM, producing the protein MSKDNLLIGMLIEETTTISFIEVCQKYHIPEELFIEMIEQGLFPDQPSDPQKIALGQKELRRLESAFRLHRDLGINLPGVALALDLLEKIDHMHHELEILRKHF; encoded by the coding sequence GTGAGCAAAGACAATCTTTTAATAGGCATGCTTATCGAAGAAACAACAACGATTTCTTTTATTGAAGTATGCCAGAAATATCATATTCCTGAAGAATTATTCATTGAAATGATCGAACAAGGCTTGTTTCCAGATCAACCATCCGATCCCCAAAAAATTGCACTGGGCCAAAAAGAATTGCGTCGCCTTGAATCCGCTTTTCGATTACATAGAGATTTGGGCATTAATCTGCCTGGAGTAGCTTTAGCTCTTGACTTGCTGGAAAAAATCGATCACATGCATCATGAGCTTGAAATTTTACGCAAACATTTTTAG
- a CDS encoding lysophospholipid acyltransferase family protein, which produces MQKICRFIFKLIGWKIVGKLPNEKKYIVIVAPHTSNWDFVICLCARFVVGVKINFLAKHQLFFFPLSYFLRVVGGTPVDRSKKGNKVEKVVELFRQRDELKLGLAPEGTRSPVTRWKEGFYHIARQAGIPIVMVGPDYSTKEIRIHEPFWATGDIKKDFQYIIEFFRTIKGYRPKEIPDYNPKDSDA; this is translated from the coding sequence ATGCAAAAAATATGTCGTTTTATTTTTAAACTGATAGGTTGGAAGATAGTTGGTAAATTGCCGAATGAAAAAAAATATATTGTGATTGTAGCTCCGCATACCAGCAATTGGGACTTTGTTATTTGCTTGTGTGCCCGTTTTGTTGTCGGCGTTAAAATTAATTTTTTAGCGAAACATCAGTTATTTTTTTTCCCTTTGAGCTATTTTTTGCGTGTTGTTGGAGGTACTCCGGTTGATCGTTCTAAAAAGGGAAATAAGGTTGAGAAAGTTGTGGAGTTGTTTCGCCAACGCGATGAATTAAAACTGGGTCTGGCTCCTGAAGGTACCCGAAGTCCGGTGACCAGATGGAAGGAAGGGTTTTATCATATTGCCCGGCAAGCAGGTATTCCTATAGTGATGGTGGGCCCTGATTATTCCACTAAAGAAATCAGGATCCATGAACCTTTTTGGGCCACGGGAGATATTAAAAAGGATTTTCAGTACATTATCGAGTTTTTTAGAACAATTAAAGGCTATCGCCCTAAAGAGATACCTGATTATAATCCTAAAGATTCTGATGCCTAA
- a CDS encoding DUF1415 domain-containing protein, producing the protein MLYHDPLISEHTMKWVRTFIINYTICPFAKGPVNKGTLRIITSDTLKKHQALKDVITEIQFLEENPAVETTLLIFARAFKDFFSYLDFISLAEQLIQNLNYEGIYQLATFHPDYYFADTPPDDVSNYTNRSPYPMIHLLREDSLDKAIAAYGDTHTIPENNIVTMNELGLEKIKLLLASISMS; encoded by the coding sequence ATGCTATATCATGATCCGTTGATTTCAGAACACACGATGAAATGGGTGCGAACTTTCATTATCAATTACACGATTTGCCCTTTTGCAAAAGGGCCTGTCAATAAAGGCACTTTAAGAATAATTACTTCAGATACCCTAAAAAAGCATCAGGCGCTTAAGGATGTAATCACTGAAATTCAGTTCCTGGAAGAAAACCCTGCTGTTGAAACGACTCTGCTCATTTTTGCTCGAGCATTTAAAGACTTTTTTTCTTATCTGGATTTCATAAGCCTTGCTGAACAATTAATTCAAAACTTAAATTATGAAGGGATTTACCAACTTGCTACTTTCCACCCGGATTATTATTTTGCTGATACACCTCCAGATGATGTCTCCAACTATACTAATCGTTCTCCTTATCCCATGATCCATTTATTAAGAGAAGATAGCCTGGACAAAGCAATCGCTGCCTATGGGGATACCCACACCATACCAGAAAACAATATAGTGACAATGAATGAACTTGGCTTAGAAAAAATTAAACTGTTATTGGCTTCCATTTCTATGTCCTAG
- a CDS encoding metal-dependent hydrolase family protein, with protein MNSILFKNANVILVESTKIQKNFDVLVQNNLISQVSQIPLQPFEGTRIIDVKGKTLMPGLIDAHAHITGLTLSPKNILYSEAEIFLAAANYLKNSLSYGFTTLREAGGADYRIAQLLDNNRIPGPRLFYSGKALTQTGGGADFRKPNEQSDPCGHISSFSTMSVIADGVDEVRRAAREELRKGASQLKVFASGGVVFPSLSNPTLYEYSEEELSTIVEEAHARNTYVMAHAYTDESVRKCIKSGVRSIEHANFVSEPTVELMSENGVIYDPTFISLAQRIESAEQNRLSDVIVANLKNTIEKGKKVYEYALKYKLPIAFGTDLWGPEAQREQLREFEMRNALDSAANIIRSATIVNAELLMQKGKLGVVSEGAYADLLVVDGNPFVNLNVLLHPDENLKLIMKDGVIYKNEL; from the coding sequence ATGAACTCTATTCTTTTTAAAAATGCTAACGTTATTTTGGTAGAATCTACAAAGATTCAAAAAAATTTTGATGTTCTGGTTCAGAATAATTTGATCTCTCAAGTGTCGCAAATACCGCTTCAACCTTTCGAAGGAACGCGCATTATCGATGTCAAAGGGAAGACATTAATGCCTGGTTTAATCGATGCTCATGCTCATATTACCGGATTGACCTTAAGCCCAAAAAATATCCTCTACTCCGAAGCAGAGATATTTTTGGCTGCCGCTAATTATCTGAAAAATAGCTTGTCCTATGGCTTTACGACTTTACGAGAAGCTGGGGGCGCTGATTATAGAATAGCGCAATTACTGGATAATAATAGAATTCCTGGGCCTCGATTATTTTATTCCGGGAAGGCATTAACGCAAACAGGCGGAGGCGCTGATTTTAGAAAGCCGAATGAACAGAGTGATCCTTGCGGGCACATTAGTTCTTTCTCGACGATGTCCGTTATTGCAGATGGGGTGGATGAAGTGAGAAGGGCTGCCCGAGAAGAGTTAAGGAAGGGAGCATCACAATTAAAAGTATTCGCTTCAGGCGGGGTTGTTTTTCCTTCCCTTAGTAATCCAACACTGTATGAATATTCTGAGGAAGAATTATCGACAATTGTTGAAGAAGCACATGCAAGAAATACTTATGTCATGGCTCATGCTTATACTGATGAATCAGTAAGAAAGTGCATTAAATCAGGTGTGCGTTCCATTGAGCATGCTAATTTTGTAAGTGAACCAACTGTAGAGTTAATGTCGGAAAATGGAGTGATTTACGATCCTACATTTATTTCATTGGCGCAAAGAATTGAAAGTGCTGAACAAAACCGGCTGTCTGATGTTATTGTAGCCAATTTGAAAAATACTATTGAAAAAGGCAAAAAGGTTTATGAATATGCCTTAAAATATAAACTTCCTATTGCTTTTGGTACGGATTTATGGGGTCCTGAGGCACAGAGAGAACAATTAAGAGAATTTGAAATGCGCAATGCACTTGATTCAGCGGCCAATATCATTCGCTCAGCTACTATAGTCAATGCTGAATTGTTAATGCAAAAGGGAAAACTTGGTGTCGTAAGCGAAGGAGCTTATGCTGATCTGTTAGTAGTAGACGGTAATCCCTTCGTCAATTTAAATGTTCTGCTCCACCCAGATGAAAACCTTAAATTGATTATGAAAGATGGTGTCATTTATAAGAATGAATTATAA
- a CDS encoding PD-(D/E)XK nuclease family protein codes for MHWQKVNQKDMPIKFTDELKSDELYKLLSQGAVVITPNNRLSGAILQNYFTYCSRKTIKKPMCLPFNTFLVKSFEQLKFQKPDLEHPILLNSSQCQHLWRKLVKSHPSIIYTEGLLKTIMQAWEYCEQWQLTPEEPAFHYTPQTQQFQEWWQSFNKTLKEISAIHQHQLIPYLLDSNYQGLVKAVIWMCFDDFNPQQLSLQHYLNAQGVIQYRYDLKENQETAAVFSAKDKKTEYQELMAWLEKKIQQGKKQIGVVVPDLEQESSVLQRILRNCFEPNLFNISLGKPLSAFHLISHALIWLSLDHNLLNNHQAALLLQSPYLGKAKDEFLQRSEYLQESKLLQDHSFPTKLFIEDIAYRTPKLAELLKNMNSYPEKTTIDEWIDLFQERLNNIGFPGDYVLDSDNYQCFNRFTMIFDEFRQLSLISSYLTKTEAFVALKQLIDNTIFQPQKSNSPIQILGLLEASGCEFDSLWVMGLTDRCLPQQTRLSPFIPFELQRELGMPHSIPARELQYAKQILQRLQRGSLETVFSYPQFDDDTPNLPCSLITHYPAYISQPADNKTNVQSCLVHLEENYEVPVKPDESISGGTSLLSNQAKCPFKALAQHRLKANPVLKTTDRMDDKEKGQLIHKILELLWQRLENQEQLIKLKPDELEGFIDQALQGALHPIRQQHTQAFPDLVANVEYIRLKRIILSYLEWEKQRPPFKIKGLEENHSINLAGLDFKVRLDRLDEVGNKQWVIDYKSTLPGGKPWNEERPMEPQLLLYALLNEQINTLLLIQLKTGKIKLSGFSEEKWETKEIHTLKEDENWEDYRQRWLKQLTHLAEEIKSGYCPPRPQNLTICQRCDFQNLCRFQVKQ; via the coding sequence ATGCATTGGCAAAAAGTAAATCAGAAGGACATGCCCATAAAGTTCACCGATGAGCTTAAGTCAGATGAGCTTTATAAACTATTGTCTCAGGGAGCAGTTGTTATTACTCCTAATAATAGATTAAGTGGAGCAATTCTTCAGAATTACTTCACTTATTGTTCCAGAAAAACAATCAAAAAGCCAATGTGCTTGCCTTTCAATACATTCCTGGTTAAATCTTTTGAACAACTCAAATTCCAAAAACCAGACCTGGAACACCCAATACTTTTAAACTCGTCACAATGCCAACATTTATGGCGAAAACTGGTTAAATCCCACCCTTCTATCATTTATACAGAAGGCTTGCTTAAAACAATAATGCAAGCATGGGAATACTGTGAGCAATGGCAACTTACACCTGAAGAGCCTGCTTTTCACTACACGCCACAAACACAACAGTTTCAAGAATGGTGGCAATCTTTTAATAAAACACTTAAAGAAATTTCTGCCATCCATCAGCATCAATTAATTCCTTACTTGCTTGATTCCAATTATCAAGGACTCGTAAAAGCTGTTATATGGATGTGCTTTGATGACTTTAATCCACAGCAATTATCCCTGCAGCATTATTTGAACGCACAGGGAGTAATTCAATATCGTTATGATTTAAAAGAAAATCAGGAAACTGCAGCAGTGTTCTCAGCTAAAGATAAAAAAACAGAATACCAGGAGTTGATGGCTTGGCTAGAGAAGAAAATTCAACAAGGAAAAAAGCAAATCGGAGTTGTTGTGCCTGACCTTGAACAAGAGTCATCGGTTTTACAACGAATTTTACGCAACTGCTTTGAACCCAATTTATTTAATATTTCTTTAGGCAAACCATTAAGCGCATTTCACTTGATCTCTCATGCTCTCATTTGGCTGAGTCTTGATCACAATCTCTTAAATAATCATCAAGCGGCTTTGCTACTCCAGTCACCCTACCTTGGCAAGGCAAAAGATGAGTTTCTTCAAAGATCAGAGTACTTACAGGAAAGCAAGTTGTTGCAAGACCACTCTTTCCCCACAAAATTATTTATTGAAGATATTGCCTACCGCACGCCCAAACTGGCTGAATTGTTAAAAAATATGAATTCTTATCCTGAAAAAACAACCATAGATGAGTGGATTGATTTATTTCAGGAGCGGTTAAATAACATTGGTTTTCCTGGAGATTATGTTTTGGACTCCGACAATTATCAATGCTTTAATCGCTTTACAATGATTTTTGACGAATTCAGACAATTAAGTCTGATAAGCAGCTATTTGACTAAAACAGAAGCATTTGTGGCGTTAAAACAACTCATAGACAACACTATTTTTCAACCACAAAAAAGCAATTCACCAATTCAAATTTTGGGATTGTTAGAGGCATCGGGTTGCGAGTTTGACAGCCTTTGGGTCATGGGATTGACTGATCGATGTTTACCTCAACAAACACGTTTATCGCCCTTTATCCCATTTGAATTACAGCGTGAACTAGGCATGCCTCACAGTATCCCGGCAAGAGAGCTCCAATATGCCAAGCAAATTTTGCAAAGACTGCAACGAGGCAGCCTGGAAACCGTTTTTAGTTATCCACAATTTGACGATGACACGCCTAATTTACCCTGCTCATTGATTACTCATTATCCTGCTTACATCAGCCAACCTGCTGACAATAAAACAAATGTTCAAAGTTGTTTGGTTCATCTTGAAGAAAACTATGAAGTACCTGTAAAACCTGATGAATCCATTTCTGGCGGAACGAGCTTACTAAGCAATCAGGCCAAGTGCCCTTTTAAGGCATTGGCACAACACCGACTTAAGGCAAACCCTGTTCTAAAAACTACAGATAGAATGGATGACAAGGAAAAAGGTCAATTAATCCATAAAATACTGGAGTTACTCTGGCAAAGATTAGAAAATCAGGAGCAATTAATTAAATTAAAACCCGATGAACTTGAAGGATTCATTGATCAAGCACTTCAAGGCGCTTTGCATCCGATTAGGCAACAACACACCCAAGCTTTTCCTGACTTGGTTGCCAATGTTGAATACATAAGATTAAAAAGAATTATCCTGTCTTATCTGGAGTGGGAAAAACAACGCCCTCCTTTTAAAATCAAAGGCCTGGAAGAAAATCATTCAATTAATTTGGCTGGACTCGATTTTAAAGTAAGATTGGACAGACTGGATGAAGTAGGTAATAAGCAATGGGTCATCGATTACAAAAGCACTCTACCCGGTGGCAAGCCATGGAATGAAGAAAGGCCAATGGAGCCTCAATTGCTGCTTTATGCGTTGCTTAACGAACAAATTAATACTTTGTTATTAATTCAATTAAAAACCGGAAAAATCAAGCTCAGCGGTTTTAGCGAGGAAAAATGGGAAACCAAAGAGATTCATACTTTAAAAGAGGACGAAAATTGGGAAGACTATCGACAACGTTGGCTAAAACAATTAACTCATTTAGCTGAAGAAATTAAGTCAGGCTATTGTCCGCCACGCCCTCAAAATCTGACCATTTGCCAGCGCTGTGATTTTCAGAACTTATGTCGTTTTCAGGTTAAACAATAA
- a CDS encoding SDR family oxidoreductase gives MHHLILGYGYCGYYLAQELLGHHQQVTVVSRQLKKEFELSKLHHITHDLEYPFDWNEPDSIIYYLIPPPSQGTRDTFLQQFLNQSSLNAKKIIYFGSSGIYGNHQGAWVDELSTCIIDSPRQQRRLDAEQQWLAYCQQHNRELSLLRIAGIYGPNRIPADASKSKTPIIKTTEAPFTNHIFVKDLALIAYLLGQKQTPSTVYNVADGNPTPMGELQQTVASVLGIESAPYESFEQAWGKASPMKREFMRASKRLKIDLLKTILGKGIRFTSLYDAIKQSL, from the coding sequence ATGCATCATTTAATTCTTGGTTATGGCTATTGTGGTTATTACCTGGCTCAAGAGCTTCTAGGGCATCATCAACAGGTCACCGTAGTATCACGACAATTAAAAAAGGAATTCGAACTTTCAAAACTACATCATATAACCCATGATCTCGAATACCCATTTGATTGGAACGAACCCGATTCCATTATCTACTATCTAATTCCACCTCCTTCTCAAGGCACCAGAGATACTTTCTTACAACAGTTTTTAAATCAAAGTTCATTAAATGCAAAGAAAATTATTTACTTTGGTTCAAGTGGGATCTACGGAAACCATCAAGGAGCCTGGGTTGACGAATTATCAACTTGTATTATTGACTCTCCACGTCAACAAAGACGATTGGACGCAGAACAACAATGGTTGGCCTATTGTCAGCAACACAATAGAGAACTTTCCTTATTACGTATTGCAGGCATCTACGGACCCAATAGAATTCCAGCAGATGCATCCAAATCAAAAACTCCGATAATAAAAACGACCGAAGCTCCTTTTACCAATCATATTTTTGTCAAGGATTTGGCTTTAATTGCTTATTTACTTGGCCAAAAACAAACACCATCAACTGTATACAACGTTGCCGATGGCAACCCAACACCCATGGGCGAACTTCAACAAACAGTAGCAAGCGTATTAGGAATTGAATCTGCTCCCTATGAGTCCTTTGAACAGGCTTGGGGAAAAGCAAGTCCTATGAAAAGAGAGTTCATGCGTGCTTCTAAACGGCTGAAGATTGACTTGTTAAAAACTATATTGGGTAAAGGTATCCGTTTTACCAGCTTGTATGATGCAATAAAACAAAGCTTATGA
- a CDS encoding DUF5638 domain-containing protein codes for MPSYNNAQLLEKRLQNCDTQLNQLFNGQQLSRKFLQQLNQIKYFYNSAFNKTDNEDDGIEAIEEYENFISLVSQVKSGQINADKAVETIKDTTESKQADVIIANFFKVCELMFWATAAFFSYLACVSVGIPLTFCEPLLGIAVSLSTFLMTVSTASKFLDCFDEFESLDKINEHDQNQKDTVRFFSNTSNSTSSVRNKEVEAEESSQRLYPNLQTI; via the coding sequence ATGCCTTCTTACAACAATGCCCAGCTCTTGGAAAAACGCTTGCAGAATTGTGATACACAATTAAATCAACTTTTTAATGGCCAGCAATTATCAAGAAAATTTCTCCAGCAGTTAAATCAAATCAAGTATTTTTATAATTCAGCTTTCAATAAGACTGATAATGAAGACGATGGTATCGAAGCCATAGAAGAATATGAAAATTTCATCTCGTTGGTCTCACAAGTAAAGTCTGGTCAAATCAACGCTGATAAAGCAGTTGAAACAATAAAAGATACGACAGAATCCAAGCAGGCTGATGTTATTATCGCCAATTTCTTTAAAGTCTGTGAACTGATGTTCTGGGCTACTGCAGCATTCTTCAGTTATTTGGCTTGTGTATCAGTGGGTATCCCCTTAACTTTTTGTGAACCTCTCCTAGGTATTGCGGTCTCCTTGTCTACCTTTTTGATGACAGTCAGTACAGCAAGCAAATTTTTAGACTGTTTTGATGAATTCGAGTCTTTAGATAAGATTAACGAACATGATCAAAATCAAAAGGATACAGTACGGTTTTTCAGTAACACTTCAAATTCCACTTCATCAGTACGCAATAAAGAAGTTGAAGCAGAAGAAAGCTCACAGAGATTATATCCGAATTTACAAACCATCTAA
- a CDS encoding DUF2165 family protein: MIIRFSKVLLVVAVSFFCLLTAFGNITDYSANFPAVVKVLTMSDVFPNSTITYRAITSSALHYIAFIIIVILELLTSIFCGIGAWKLFKARNESAPVFNHAKNWAIGGLTLGFVTWQVLFMSIGGEWFGMWMSPMLNSALTTAFHIFITILAVMIYLVIKDE, encoded by the coding sequence ATGATTATTAGATTCTCAAAGGTGTTGCTTGTTGTTGCGGTTTCTTTTTTTTGTTTACTGACTGCATTTGGAAACATTACTGATTACTCTGCCAATTTTCCTGCTGTAGTAAAAGTATTAACCATGAGCGATGTGTTTCCTAATTCCACAATCACTTATCGAGCAATTACTAGCTCAGCCCTGCATTATATTGCATTTATTATCATTGTTATCCTGGAGTTATTAACCTCCATATTTTGCGGAATTGGTGCGTGGAAATTATTTAAGGCAAGAAATGAAAGTGCTCCTGTTTTTAATCATGCCAAGAATTGGGCTATCGGAGGCCTGACTTTGGGCTTTGTAACCTGGCAAGTTCTTTTTATGTCCATAGGCGGAGAATGGTTTGGTATGTGGATGTCTCCCATGCTGAATTCAGCTCTTACCACAGCTTTTCATATCTTCATTACTATTTTAGCTGTGATGATTTATTTAGTGATTAAGGATGAATAA
- a CDS encoding extracellular solute-binding protein — MKILFLFLLISLSVMSAQAKPVELVFWHAMAGHLGDEVRLLADDFNKSQNEYQVKPIYKGNYTETLTNFAAAFRARQAPSIVQIFEVGTSIMLTPSGVIKPVDLLMSEQGISLPKNDFIQSVREFYSRDGQLMAMPFNLSAPVLYYNADILAKVGYGKHNFPQTWSAMEIMAEKIKKAGYDCTYTTAYPGWVLFESFLAIHGLPITQGNPARAAFHTPKLTAHFQRLKRWHDLHYFRYGGRVDDATILFTSSVCPLFSQSSGAYNSLSALVPFHLGVATMPLDTEASSIRHANVAGGAALWAVGGQTEEQYRGIARFFAFIAKPEVQKRWHEHTGYLPLGLKGIYANIVQSSQHPTLLLARTDLEDNLPEKPYKHMGPQNQIRGINDEVLEAMFADLMSPEEALNEAIIRANHLLLRFARNTQGERLVDDKAGKGLG, encoded by the coding sequence ATGAAAATACTCTTTTTGTTTTTGTTAATCTCTCTAAGTGTCATGTCTGCCCAGGCCAAACCGGTTGAACTGGTTTTTTGGCATGCGATGGCAGGGCATTTGGGTGATGAAGTCCGCTTGCTCGCTGATGATTTTAATAAAAGTCAAAATGAATACCAAGTCAAACCGATTTACAAAGGAAACTATACGGAAACTCTTACCAATTTTGCTGCTGCATTCAGAGCTCGTCAGGCGCCATCAATAGTTCAAATTTTTGAAGTAGGCACTTCAATCATGCTGACTCCTTCAGGCGTGATCAAACCCGTTGATTTGTTAATGAGTGAGCAGGGTATCAGTTTGCCTAAGAATGATTTTATTCAATCAGTGCGTGAGTTTTACAGCAGGGATGGACAATTAATGGCAATGCCATTTAATCTCTCGGCACCAGTTCTGTACTATAACGCTGATATTTTGGCCAAGGTAGGATATGGCAAGCATAACTTCCCCCAGACCTGGTCAGCAATGGAAATAATGGCAGAAAAAATTAAAAAGGCGGGTTATGATTGTACATACACCACGGCTTATCCTGGGTGGGTTTTATTTGAGTCTTTTCTGGCTATCCATGGATTGCCTATAACCCAAGGTAACCCTGCTCGTGCCGCTTTTCATACCCCCAAATTGACAGCTCATTTTCAAAGACTAAAGCGCTGGCATGATTTGCATTATTTTCGTTATGGAGGCCGTGTCGATGATGCTACCATTTTATTTACTAGCAGTGTCTGCCCGTTATTTAGTCAATCATCGGGTGCTTATAATAGTTTATCTGCTCTTGTTCCTTTTCATTTGGGTGTTGCAACAATGCCTTTGGATACTGAAGCCAGTTCGATAAGACATGCTAATGTGGCAGGGGGGGCTGCTCTATGGGCTGTAGGAGGACAGACAGAAGAGCAATATCGAGGAATTGCGAGATTTTTTGCATTCATTGCAAAACCTGAAGTGCAAAAGCGCTGGCATGAGCACACGGGTTATTTGCCATTAGGGTTAAAAGGAATTTACGCCAATATTGTGCAATCAAGTCAACATCCCACTTTATTATTAGCCAGAACAGATCTTGAAGATAATTTGCCTGAGAAACCTTATAAACACATGGGACCACAAAATCAAATTCGCGGAATTAATGATGAAGTGTTAGAGGCAATGTTTGCAGATCTGATGAGTCCTGAGGAGGCACTGAATGAGGCAATAATCAGAGCCAATCATTTATTGTTACGTTTTGCCAGAAATACTCAGGGAGAAAGGTTAGTTGATGATAAAGCCGGCAAGGGTTTAGGTTAA